Proteins found in one Bacillus sp. (in: firmicutes) genomic segment:
- a CDS encoding DUF4097 domain-containing protein, with the protein MKEERKQILQMVETGKITVEEALALLEALEDKPKQAQGQENGSRTSEECKAEPSTFVNYDSTYSNGEQKSYKRPSFIDKFTDFIDSALQKIKDVDLDFNFGPYQEVNHIFQHRDVYMANIHLDISNGNIKIIQWNEQDVRIECNAKVYKANSLEEAKAYFSKSVRFSIDGESMKFSVEPKEIKMSTVLYIPKAVYNEIQIRMFNGHVIGGELQVNKLKVNTANGNIDFADLHGQNFEFETANGHIKVANSFAQEVEAETINGTINVKGAFEKVDLQSFSSNISCKLTDSNSKIAFINTKTGNINLLLPTDLEVKGKIKSNIGGFKCELTDLEILEEKKDVIQKELTFVANRGKAGNLYVEAGSNTGSIVVGNL; encoded by the coding sequence ATGAAAGAAGAGCGTAAGCAAATTTTGCAAATGGTGGAGACAGGAAAAATTACCGTCGAAGAAGCGCTTGCATTATTAGAAGCACTTGAGGATAAGCCAAAGCAAGCCCAAGGGCAAGAAAATGGTAGCCGTACAAGTGAGGAATGTAAGGCAGAGCCTTCCACGTTTGTAAACTATGATTCAACCTATTCAAATGGGGAACAAAAAAGTTATAAACGACCATCGTTTATCGATAAGTTTACTGATTTTATTGATAGTGCCTTGCAAAAAATTAAGGACGTCGACTTAGATTTTAACTTTGGACCGTATCAGGAAGTGAACCATATTTTTCAACATCGTGATGTGTATATGGCGAACATCCATTTAGATATTTCGAATGGAAATATTAAAATTATTCAATGGAATGAACAGGATGTCCGAATTGAATGCAATGCCAAGGTGTACAAAGCGAATTCTCTTGAAGAAGCAAAAGCGTATTTTTCGAAAAGTGTTCGCTTTTCAATAGATGGTGAGAGCATGAAGTTTTCGGTCGAGCCGAAGGAAATAAAAATGAGTACGGTTCTTTATATACCAAAAGCAGTTTATAATGAGATTCAAATTCGGATGTTTAATGGACATGTTATAGGCGGAGAACTACAAGTCAATAAATTAAAAGTAAATACAGCCAATGGAAATATTGATTTTGCAGATTTACATGGACAAAATTTCGAATTTGAAACAGCAAATGGGCATATAAAGGTAGCGAACAGTTTTGCACAAGAAGTAGAGGCAGAGACAATCAATGGCACCATCAATGTCAAGGGGGCTTTTGAAAAAGTTGATTTACAAAGCTTCAGTAGCAATATTAGTTGTAAACTAACAGATTCAAATAGCAAAATTGCGTTTATTAACACAAAGACCGGCAACATTAATTTGCTGTTACCAACTGATCTCGAAGTCAAAGGTAAAATTAAATCAAATATCGGTGGCTTCAAATGTGAGCTAACAGATTTAGAGATTTTGGAAGAGAAAAAAGATGTAATTCAAAAAGAATTAACTTTTGTTGCGAATAGAGGAAAAGCAGGAAATCTTTATGTTGAAGCAGGCTCCAATACGGGTTCGATTGTAGTAGGAAATTTATAA
- the uvrA gene encoding excinuclease ABC subunit UvrA: MAVDNLVIKGARAHNLKNIDVTIPRDKLVVLTGLSGSGKSSLAFDTIYAEGQRRYVESLSAYARQFLGQMDKPDVDMIEGLSPAISIDQKTTSNNPRSTVGTVTEIYDYLRLLYARIGRPVCPTHGIEITSQTIQQMVDRILEYPERTKVQVLAPVIRGKKGEHVKVLEDIKKQGYVRIRIDGEMIEISDDIKLEKNKKHSIEVVIDRVVVKEGVSSRLADSIEAALKLGEGYVIVDVIGEEELLFSEHYACPECGFSIGELEPRMFSFNSPFGACPSCDGLGVKLEVDLDSIIPHWDKSLLENAIAPWEPTSSQYYPQLLKSVCEHYGIDMEVPIKDIPKHLLDKVLYGSDGEKIFFRYENDFGQTRENTIEFEGVIGNVERRFHETSSDYIREQMEQYMAQKPCPTCKGHRLKKESLAVLIDGKQIGEITNLSVEEAHRFFSNIQLTEKEMNIARLVFREINERLGFLVNVGLDYLTLSRAAGTLSGGEAQRIRLATQIGSRLTGVLYILDEPSIGLHQRDNDRLIQTLKNMRDIGNTLIVVEHDEDTMMAADYLIDIGPGAGVHGGEVTSKGTPTEVMNDPHSLTGQYLSGKKFIPLPNERHQGDGRYLEIIKAKENNLKNVSVKIPLGTFVCVTGVSGSGKSTLVNEVLYKAVAHKLYRAKDRPGEHKEIKGIEYLDKVIDIDQSPIGRTPRSNPATYTGVFDDIRDVFAQTNEAKIRGYQKGRFSFNVKGGRCEACRGDGIIKIEMHFLPDVYVPCEVCHGKRYNRETLEVKYKDKNISHILDMTVEDALEFFANIPKIKRKLQTIADVGLGYIKLGQPATTLSGGEAQRVKLASELHRRSTGRSLYILDEPTTGLHVDDISRLLKVLQRLVENGDTVLVIEHNLDVIKVADFLIDLGPEGGDKGGQIIATGTPEKICEVEASYTGKYLKPVIERDRARMEERLQKVEAKS, from the coding sequence ATGGCAGTTGATAATTTAGTCATTAAAGGCGCCCGTGCCCATAATTTAAAAAACATTGATGTGACGATTCCGCGTGATAAGCTTGTTGTTTTAACTGGTTTATCGGGGTCTGGAAAATCATCGCTTGCTTTTGATACGATTTATGCTGAGGGACAACGGCGCTATGTTGAGTCATTGTCCGCCTATGCCCGGCAATTTTTAGGGCAAATGGATAAACCGGATGTTGATATGATTGAAGGCTTATCGCCAGCAATTTCAATTGACCAAAAAACAACAAGCAATAATCCGCGTTCTACCGTTGGAACGGTAACGGAAATATATGATTATTTGCGCCTGCTCTATGCGCGCATTGGCCGTCCAGTATGTCCAACACACGGGATTGAAATCACGTCACAAACGATTCAGCAAATGGTAGACCGGATTTTAGAGTATCCAGAACGCACAAAGGTGCAAGTGTTGGCGCCTGTTATTAGAGGGAAAAAAGGTGAGCATGTTAAAGTTCTTGAAGATATTAAAAAGCAAGGCTATGTCCGCATTCGTATCGATGGCGAAATGATAGAAATCAGTGATGATATTAAGCTTGAAAAAAATAAAAAGCATTCAATTGAAGTGGTCATTGATCGGGTAGTTGTAAAGGAGGGTGTTTCTTCACGATTAGCTGATTCAATTGAAGCAGCACTAAAACTTGGCGAGGGCTATGTAATCGTTGATGTGATTGGAGAAGAGGAGCTACTCTTTAGCGAGCATTATGCTTGCCCAGAATGTGGTTTTTCGATTGGGGAACTGGAACCGAGAATGTTTTCCTTTAACAGTCCTTTCGGTGCTTGCCCGAGCTGTGATGGTTTAGGGGTAAAGCTTGAGGTGGATCTGGATTCAATCATTCCGCATTGGGATAAGTCTTTGCTGGAAAATGCAATTGCTCCTTGGGAACCAACGAGCTCTCAATATTATCCGCAACTATTAAAAAGTGTTTGCGAGCATTACGGTATTGATATGGAAGTGCCGATAAAGGATATCCCGAAGCATCTGTTGGATAAGGTTCTGTATGGAAGCGATGGTGAAAAAATCTTTTTCCGTTATGAAAATGATTTTGGACAAACTCGTGAAAATACGATTGAATTTGAAGGTGTTATCGGCAATGTTGAGCGCCGCTTCCATGAAACTTCATCAGATTATATCCGTGAGCAGATGGAACAGTACATGGCCCAAAAACCATGTCCAACATGTAAAGGGCATCGTCTCAAAAAAGAAAGCTTGGCTGTGTTAATTGATGGCAAGCAAATCGGTGAGATTACAAATCTTTCGGTCGAAGAAGCGCACCGTTTTTTTTCAAACATTCAGCTAACAGAAAAGGAAATGAATATTGCTAGGCTTGTCTTCAGAGAAATTAATGAACGTCTAGGTTTTCTAGTCAATGTTGGCTTAGATTATTTAACATTGTCTCGTGCAGCTGGAACATTATCGGGCGGCGAGGCGCAACGCATAAGATTGGCAACACAAATCGGTTCAAGGCTGACAGGTGTGCTTTATATTTTAGACGAACCATCAATCGGCTTGCATCAGCGTGATAATGACAGGCTAATTCAAACTTTAAAAAATATGCGTGATATTGGCAACACGCTTATCGTTGTTGAACATGACGAGGATACGATGATGGCTGCTGATTATTTAATCGATATTGGCCCGGGAGCAGGTGTTCATGGCGGTGAGGTAACCTCTAAGGGTACACCAACGGAAGTGATGAATGATCCTCATTCACTTACGGGACAATATTTATCCGGGAAAAAATTTATTCCGTTGCCAAATGAACGCCATCAAGGTGACGGTCGCTATCTTGAAATTATCAAGGCGAAAGAAAACAATCTAAAAAATGTCTCAGTCAAAATTCCACTCGGTACTTTTGTTTGTGTAACCGGCGTTTCTGGCTCTGGAAAAAGTACGCTTGTCAATGAGGTATTATATAAAGCCGTTGCTCATAAGCTTTATAGAGCAAAAGATAGACCAGGAGAGCATAAGGAAATTAAGGGAATTGAATACTTAGATAAAGTCATTGATATTGATCAATCGCCAATTGGCCGTACACCCCGATCCAACCCAGCTACATATACTGGCGTTTTTGATGATATTCGTGATGTTTTTGCACAGACGAATGAGGCAAAAATCCGCGGTTACCAAAAGGGACGGTTTAGCTTTAATGTAAAAGGTGGCCGCTGTGAAGCTTGCCGCGGCGATGGGATCATTAAAATTGAAATGCACTTTTTGCCTGATGTATATGTTCCGTGTGAGGTTTGTCATGGCAAACGGTATAACCGTGAAACACTAGAAGTTAAATATAAGGATAAGAACATCTCTCATATTTTAGATATGACAGTCGAAGATGCTCTAGAGTTTTTTGCGAATATCCCAAAAATAAAACGGAAGCTACAAACGATTGCCGATGTTGGTCTTGGCTACATTAAGTTAGGGCAACCGGCAACAACATTATCGGGCGGTGAAGCGCAACGCGTTAAGCTGGCATCAGAACTGCACCGCCGCTCAACAGGCCGTTCTTTATATATATTAGATGAACCGACAACAGGCTTGCATGTTGATGATATCTCAAGGCTCTTAAAAGTTTTGCAGCGCCTTGTTGAAAATGGCGACACAGTACTTGTGATTGAACATAATTTAGATGTGATTAAAGTGGCGGATTTTCTCATTGATTTAGGGCCTGAAGGTGGAGATAAAGGCGGGCAAATTATTGCCACTGGCACACCAGAAAAAATTTGTGAAGTAGAAGCATCGTACACTGGAAAGTATTTGAAACCGGTGATTGAACGCGACCGCGCTCGAATGGAAGAACGTCTGCAAAAAGTGGAAGCAAAGTCGTAA
- a CDS encoding HPr kinase/phosphorylase has product MVKVRTKDVVEKFSFELICGEDGINRPITTSDLSRPGIELAGFFEFYPAERLQLLGRTELSFFYSLAPEVRKERMEMLCTDMTPGIIISRGQEAPTELIEAAKQNDVPVIRSHYKTTRLSSRLTNYLESLLAPKTAIHGVLVDVYGVGVLITGKSGVGKSETALELVKRGHRLIADDCVEIRQEDQDTLIGNSPDLIKHLLEIRGLGIINVMTLFGAGAIRNYKKISLVINLELWDQAKVYDRLGLDVEKMKIIDVEIQKLTVPVRPGRNLAVIIEVAAMDFRLKRMGVNAAEQFSNRLTDVIEEGEHDDF; this is encoded by the coding sequence ATGGTAAAGGTGCGAACAAAAGATGTTGTTGAAAAATTTAGTTTTGAATTAATTTGTGGGGAAGACGGGATTAATCGGCCGATTACAACGAGTGACCTATCACGACCTGGAATTGAATTGGCGGGGTTTTTTGAGTTTTATCCAGCTGAGCGTTTACAATTGTTAGGAAGAACAGAACTTTCCTTTTTTTACTCATTGGCTCCGGAAGTTCGCAAAGAAAGAATGGAAATGTTATGTACAGATATGACGCCCGGCATTATTATTTCGAGAGGGCAGGAGGCACCGACTGAATTGATTGAGGCCGCAAAGCAAAATGATGTGCCTGTTATTCGTTCTCATTATAAAACAACGCGCTTATCAAGCCGCCTTACCAATTATTTAGAAAGCCTCCTTGCACCGAAAACCGCCATCCACGGTGTTTTAGTCGATGTATATGGTGTTGGGGTGTTAATTACTGGTAAAAGCGGTGTTGGTAAAAGTGAAACAGCACTGGAGCTTGTAAAACGCGGGCATCGATTAATAGCGGATGATTGCGTTGAAATTCGCCAAGAGGACCAAGATACACTAATTGGGAATTCTCCAGATTTGATTAAACATTTACTCGAAATTCGTGGTCTTGGCATTATTAATGTGATGACATTGTTTGGTGCTGGGGCAATTCGTAATTATAAAAAAATATCGCTAGTTATTAACCTTGAGCTTTGGGACCAGGCAAAGGTTTATGACAGACTTGGCCTTGATGTGGAAAAAATGAAAATAATTGATGTAGAAATTCAAAAGCTTACCGTTCCTGTTCGACCAGGAAGAAACTTAGCAGTTATCATTGAAGTGGCTGCGATGGATTTCCGCTTAAAACGAATGGGTGTCAACGCTGCTGAACAATTTTCTAATCGCCTAACAGATGTTATTGAAGAAGGAGAACATGATGATTTTTAA
- a CDS encoding EAL domain-containing protein, with product MSQNIVSSIIEQNLFDHYRQPIYDLNNDQLAGGELLLRTKLGSPEFIFQQAKERNKLFELDIKSICNAMKVASLFQEQLVFINVFPSTIKKRSFIPFIEQLINKEQLNCNQIVFEINEAEKIKSIDTLRKRVNWLRDIGFQIACDDVGKGAMDLTYMLELNVNFIKLDRKFSNNLVKSTKKQHLIRAILYFCELNGIKVILEGIENGETLLLAKELGVDMGQGYYLGLPELICR from the coding sequence ATGTCGCAAAATATTGTATCTTCCATTATCGAACAAAATTTATTTGATCATTACCGCCAACCAATCTACGACTTGAATAATGACCAACTAGCAGGGGGAGAACTCCTTTTAAGAACTAAACTTGGCTCCCCGGAATTTATATTTCAGCAGGCAAAAGAGAGAAATAAACTATTTGAGTTGGATATTAAATCCATTTGTAATGCCATGAAAGTTGCATCGCTTTTTCAGGAGCAATTAGTGTTTATCAATGTATTTCCATCTACTATTAAAAAACGCTCATTTATCCCTTTTATTGAACAGTTAATTAATAAGGAACAATTAAACTGCAATCAAATCGTGTTTGAAATAAATGAGGCGGAAAAAATTAAGAGTATTGATACATTAAGGAAAAGGGTTAACTGGCTCAGAGATATTGGTTTTCAGATTGCTTGTGATGATGTTGGCAAAGGGGCGATGGATTTAACCTATATGCTAGAGCTCAACGTAAATTTTATTAAATTAGATCGCAAATTCTCTAATAACCTTGTCAAATCCACTAAGAAGCAACACTTAATTAGGGCAATATTATACTTTTGTGAATTAAACGGGATTAAGGTCATATTAGAAGGAATTGAAAATGGGGAAACTTTACTATTAGCGAAGGAATTAGGAGTTGATATGGGGCAAGGATACTATTTGGGGCTCCCTGAATTAATCTGTAGATAA
- the uvrB gene encoding excinuclease ABC subunit UvrB translates to MNNQFDLRSKYKPEGDQPQAIEKLVEGINEGKKYQTLLGATGTGKTFTVSNVIKEVNKPTLILAHNKTLAGQLYSEFKEFFPNNAVEYFVSYYDYFQPEAYVPHTDTYIEKDASINDEIDKLRHSATSSLFERNDVIIVASVSCIYGLGSPEEYRDLVVSLRVGMEKERDQLLRDLVDVQYSRNDINFQRGTFRVRGDVVEIFPASRDEHCVRVEFFGDEIDRIREVDALTGEILGDREHVAIFPASHFVTREEKMKIAIENIEAELEERLTELRENNKLLEAQRLEQRTRYDLEMMREMGFCSGIENYSRHLTLRPPGSTPYTLFDYFPEDFLLIVDESHVTLPQVRGMYNGDRARKQVLVDHGFRLPSALDNRPLMFDEFEKALHQAIFVSATPGPYEQEHTPEVIEQIIRPTGLLDPMIDVRPIEGQIDDLIGEIHARVEKNERILVTTLTKKMSEDLTDYLKEIGIKIAYLHSEIKTLERIEIIRDLRLGKYDVLVGINLLREGLDIPEVSLVAILDADKEGFLRSERSLIQTIGRAARNANGHVIMYADKITNSMKIALDETKRRRTIQEEFNKKHGITPTTIQKEIRDVIRATIAAEEQETYETKKPKAKLSKQEREKLIFQVEKEMKEAAKALDFERAAELRDLLLELKAER, encoded by the coding sequence TTGAATAATCAATTTGATCTTAGATCGAAATATAAGCCAGAGGGCGACCAACCGCAAGCGATTGAAAAGCTGGTTGAAGGTATAAACGAAGGGAAAAAGTATCAAACCTTATTAGGAGCAACTGGGACAGGAAAAACATTTACTGTTTCCAACGTCATAAAAGAAGTAAATAAACCGACTCTAATCCTTGCGCATAATAAAACATTAGCAGGGCAGCTTTACAGTGAGTTTAAAGAGTTTTTTCCGAACAATGCGGTTGAGTATTTTGTGAGCTACTACGATTACTTCCAGCCAGAGGCCTATGTTCCGCATACGGACACCTATATCGAAAAGGATGCAAGCATCAATGATGAAATTGATAAGCTCCGTCACTCGGCAACATCGTCTCTCTTTGAACGGAACGATGTCATTATTGTTGCCAGTGTTTCCTGTATTTATGGTCTAGGTTCGCCGGAGGAATATCGTGATTTAGTCGTTTCGCTGAGAGTCGGTATGGAAAAAGAACGCGACCAGCTGCTTCGTGATTTAGTTGATGTGCAATATTCGCGAAATGATATCAACTTCCAGCGCGGGACATTTCGTGTTCGTGGCGATGTTGTTGAAATCTTTCCGGCATCACGTGACGAGCACTGTGTTCGCGTCGAGTTTTTTGGTGACGAGATTGACCGCATTCGTGAAGTCGATGCTCTAACAGGTGAAATTTTAGGTGACCGCGAACATGTTGCGATTTTCCCGGCATCCCACTTCGTTACCCGTGAAGAAAAAATGAAAATTGCGATTGAAAATATCGAAGCTGAATTAGAAGAAAGATTAACAGAGCTGCGGGAAAATAATAAGCTACTCGAGGCGCAGAGGCTAGAGCAACGGACTCGTTACGATTTAGAAATGATGAGAGAAATGGGCTTCTGCTCAGGAATTGAAAACTACTCCCGCCATTTAACGCTTAGGCCGCCTGGTTCCACGCCGTATACGTTGTTTGATTATTTTCCGGAAGATTTCTTATTAATCGTCGATGAATCACATGTTACCTTGCCACAAGTGCGCGGCATGTACAATGGTGACAGGGCGCGGAAGCAAGTATTAGTAGATCACGGTTTCCGCTTACCATCAGCTCTTGATAACCGGCCGTTAATGTTTGATGAATTTGAAAAAGCACTCCATCAGGCGATTTTCGTTTCGGCGACTCCTGGCCCGTATGAGCAAGAGCATACGCCTGAAGTCATCGAACAAATTATCCGTCCAACTGGGCTTCTCGATCCAATGATTGATGTTCGTCCAATTGAAGGACAAATTGATGATTTAATTGGTGAAATTCATGCCAGGGTTGAGAAAAATGAGCGCATCCTTGTGACAACCTTAACGAAAAAGATGTCTGAGGATTTAACTGATTATTTAAAAGAAATTGGTATCAAAATTGCCTATTTGCATTCTGAGATTAAAACACTCGAGCGGATTGAGATTATTCGTGACCTTCGGCTCGGCAAATATGATGTTTTAGTTGGCATCAATTTGCTTCGGGAAGGCCTCGATATTCCGGAAGTCTCGTTAGTAGCGATTTTAGATGCTGACAAAGAAGGTTTCCTGCGCTCAGAACGCTCCTTAATCCAGACGATTGGTCGGGCCGCTCGGAATGCAAACGGTCATGTCATCATGTATGCTGATAAAATTACAAATTCGATGAAAATAGCACTTGATGAAACGAAGCGGCGTCGTACGATTCAAGAGGAATTCAATAAAAAGCATGGCATTACACCGACAACTATTCAAAAAGAAATTCGAGATGTCATTCGCGCTACAATTGCCGCTGAAGAACAGGAAACATATGAAACGAAGAAGCCAAAGGCAAAGCTATCGAAGCAAGAGCGTGAAAAATTAATTTTCCAAGTTGAAAAAGAAATGAAGGAAGCTGCCAAAGCATTAGACTTCGAGCGTGCCGCTGAGCTTCGTGATTTATTATTGGAATTGAAAGCAGAGAGGTAG
- a CDS encoding DUF2198 family protein, with amino-acid sequence MAKVILAVLAPFLMIIFLTRVTFNHYISTLLTIGVIFAIFKGYGEPTFVTATWIFSVIAGFFVASKMRKNLKKANRKKY; translated from the coding sequence ATGGCAAAAGTTATACTAGCAGTTTTGGCACCCTTTTTAATGATAATTTTTTTAACAAGAGTGACTTTCAATCATTATATAAGTACTCTATTAACAATCGGAGTTATTTTTGCTATTTTTAAAGGATACGGAGAGCCGACATTTGTTACGGCCACATGGATTTTTTCGGTTATTGCAGGCTTTTTCGTTGCCAGCAAAATGAGGAAAAACTTGAAGAAGGCTAATAGAAAAAAATATTGA
- a CDS encoding HAMP domain-containing protein, giving the protein MKSLRMKILGSFAVVLAVLLIYSSYNYIQIKNFKEEVEEVLGDQLRELVLWQNLSYNFANRLAYLRAYVVSDGVESNYIEFNKITEEIKGIEGELLALGISDKQKEVFEKNVQSEQTTSKFFGLFKDDREAAMAIAGDPKERERNDEMVAASREAANESKAKMIELRKQVVETGNRIMLITIVISVLAAIIGVTIAVILANKISNPIIEIVNRLKKVASGDLSGDKVIVKSEDEVGQLGDAINDMTSSLRVLIGDVLESANNLAASSEEISASTEQIATGSQTQANHAGQASEMVKEMVNAILAVAKNAEETSNSSEIMVHSAEKGNDVIQDTLIGMNDISEKIADLSGKSVQIGEIVEVIDDIAEQTNLLALNAAIEAARAGEAGKGFAVVADEVRKLAERSSKATKEISELIQSIQANTDASVEAVEIGNEKAKNAGEAFKEIIDLVKIAATKVAEIAAASEEQNAQSHEVLHAVESIAAVAEETAAGVQETAATANDLAKMAESLSQLAAKFKI; this is encoded by the coding sequence ATGAAAAGCTTGCGTATGAAAATATTGGGAAGTTTTGCAGTAGTATTAGCGGTATTATTAATTTATTCTTCTTATAATTATATTCAAATAAAGAATTTTAAAGAAGAAGTTGAAGAGGTTCTTGGCGATCAATTGCGCGAACTCGTCCTTTGGCAAAATTTAAGTTATAATTTCGCGAATCGTTTAGCTTATTTGCGTGCCTATGTTGTTTCTGATGGTGTTGAATCCAACTATATTGAATTTAATAAGATTACCGAAGAAATTAAAGGCATCGAAGGAGAATTGTTAGCTCTCGGTATAAGTGATAAACAAAAAGAAGTATTTGAAAAAAATGTGCAATCTGAGCAAACAACTTCGAAATTTTTTGGATTATTTAAGGATGACCGTGAAGCAGCGATGGCGATAGCAGGTGACCCGAAAGAAAGAGAACGTAACGACGAAATGGTAGCTGCCAGTAGAGAAGCGGCAAACGAAAGTAAAGCAAAGATGATTGAGTTACGGAAGCAGGTTGTAGAAACTGGAAATAGGATTATGCTTATTACAATCGTCATTAGTGTTTTAGCCGCTATAATAGGAGTTACAATTGCCGTTATTTTAGCAAATAAAATTTCGAATCCAATTATTGAAATTGTGAATCGCTTGAAAAAAGTGGCATCGGGTGATTTATCAGGTGACAAAGTGATTGTGAAATCGGAAGACGAGGTTGGTCAGCTTGGAGATGCTATTAATGATATGACATCATCGTTACGCGTATTAATCGGGGATGTTTTAGAGAGTGCCAATAATTTAGCAGCAAGTTCTGAAGAAATCTCGGCAAGCACGGAACAAATTGCTACAGGTAGCCAAACTCAAGCCAACCATGCTGGACAAGCATCGGAAATGGTGAAGGAAATGGTAAATGCGATTCTTGCTGTAGCGAAAAATGCGGAAGAAACATCGAACTCCTCTGAAATTATGGTTCATTCCGCAGAAAAGGGCAATGATGTTATTCAGGATACTCTAATAGGAATGAATGATATTAGCGAAAAAATCGCTGATTTATCAGGTAAGTCCGTACAAATTGGCGAAATTGTTGAGGTTATTGATGATATCGCAGAACAAACAAACTTGTTAGCATTAAATGCAGCGATTGAAGCAGCGCGGGCAGGCGAGGCTGGTAAAGGCTTTGCTGTCGTTGCCGATGAGGTCCGTAAATTAGCGGAAAGAAGCAGTAAAGCAACAAAGGAAATTTCGGAGCTTATTCAATCGATTCAAGCAAACACAGATGCCTCTGTTGAAGCTGTAGAAATAGGAAATGAAAAAGCTAAAAATGCTGGCGAGGCATTTAAAGAAATTATTGATCTTGTAAAAATAGCTGCAACCAAGGTAGCCGAAATTGCCGCAGCAAGTGAGGAGCAAAATGCACAATCACATGAGGTGCTTCATGCAGTTGAAAGCATTGCGGCAGTTGCAGAGGAGACAGCAGCAGGAGTTCAAGAAACTGCAGCTACAGCTAATGATTTAGCAAAAATGGCAGAGTCATTAAGTCAGTTGGCAGCTAAATTTAAAATTTAG